Proteins from a genomic interval of Bradyrhizobium sp. CCGB01:
- a CDS encoding ABC transporter permease: MTDTTLNPQSLPAGFVLAPQLPEIQRPVRIRRGFIGLLRGHPTVAIGGALLLTLVLIAVFAPYLWTVDPTALAPAKRTRAPSALYWFGTDVLGRDIYSRVMFGARVSLTVGLSVAILASAAGLAIGIVSGFVRWADGILMRFMDGLMSIPPILLAIALMALTRGSVGNVILAITIAEIPRVSRLVRSVVLSLREQPYVDAAIACGTRTPMIILRHILPNTLAPMLVQATYICASAMITEAILSFIGAGTPPTIPSWGNIMAEGRALWQVKPYIVFFPAAFLSVTVLAVNLLGDGLRDALDPRMAKSL; encoded by the coding sequence TTGACCGATACGACCCTCAATCCGCAATCGCTGCCGGCCGGCTTCGTTCTCGCGCCGCAACTGCCTGAAATCCAGCGGCCGGTCAGGATCCGGCGGGGCTTCATCGGGTTGCTCCGCGGCCATCCCACGGTCGCGATCGGTGGCGCGCTGCTGTTGACGCTGGTTCTGATCGCGGTCTTTGCGCCGTATCTCTGGACGGTCGATCCGACGGCACTCGCGCCCGCCAAGCGCACACGCGCGCCGTCGGCGCTTTACTGGTTCGGCACCGACGTGTTGGGCCGCGATATCTATTCGCGCGTGATGTTCGGCGCGCGGGTCTCGCTCACGGTTGGCCTGTCTGTTGCGATCCTCGCGTCCGCGGCGGGGCTTGCCATCGGCATCGTCTCCGGCTTCGTTCGCTGGGCCGACGGCATCCTGATGCGCTTCATGGACGGCCTGATGTCGATCCCGCCGATCCTGCTCGCGATCGCGCTGATGGCGCTGACGCGCGGCAGCGTCGGCAACGTCATCCTGGCCATCACCATCGCCGAGATCCCGCGCGTCTCGCGCCTCGTGCGCAGCGTCGTGCTATCGCTGCGCGAGCAGCCCTATGTGGACGCGGCGATCGCCTGCGGCACGCGCACGCCGATGATCATCCTGCGCCATATTCTGCCCAACACGCTGGCGCCGATGCTGGTCCAGGCAACTTATATCTGCGCCAGCGCCATGATCACGGAGGCGATCCTCTCCTTTATCGGTGCCGGTACGCCGCCCACCATCCCGTCCTGGGGCAACATCATGGCCGAGGGCCGCGCGCTGTGGCAGGTCAAGCCCTACATCGTGTTCTTTCCGGCGGCGTTCCTCTCCGTCACCGTGCTCGCCGTGAACCTGCTCGGCGACGGCCTTCGCGATGCGCTCGATCCGCGCATGGCCAAGAGCCTGTGA
- a CDS encoding ABC transporter substrate-binding protein has protein sequence MDRRTVLKGLAGAGGLALTGISAPAIAQGASARTLRFVPQANLANFDPIWGTQYVVRNAAALVWDTLYGIDAQLQPQRQMVESEETSDDGRTWTFKLRPGLKFHDGEPVLSKDVVASLSRWAARDPMGLMILAIQQELTAVDDRTFKWVLKQPFPKMLYALAKNNAPCSFIMPERIAKTDPFKQITEYVGSGPMKFAKSEWVPGAKSVFEKFADYVPRQEKASWLAGGKQILVDRVEWLVMPDPATAAAALQNGEVDWWENPIADLVPVLKKNKNISVDIGDPLGNIGSFRMNHMFAPFNDVRARRAVLMALSQEDYMRAIVGDDDALWKSLPGFFTPNTPLYSELGGEILKGKRDFDAAKKLLAESGYSGQPVTCLVAQDQPITKAQGDVTADLLKKLGMNVDFVATDWGTVGSRRAAKTPPGQGGWNMFHSWHAGADCITPAAYTAIRANGEKAWFGWPNSPNTEKEIVTWFDAKNLEEEKAAIGRVNKSALDDVVYAPTGFFLTYTAWRKNVSGITKGPLPFFWGVSKSA, from the coding sequence ATGGATCGCAGGACCGTATTGAAGGGACTGGCTGGCGCGGGCGGTCTGGCATTGACCGGCATCTCGGCCCCGGCGATCGCACAAGGCGCATCGGCCCGCACCCTCCGCTTCGTGCCGCAGGCCAATCTCGCCAATTTCGATCCGATCTGGGGCACGCAATATGTCGTGCGCAACGCGGCGGCGCTGGTCTGGGACACGCTTTACGGCATCGACGCGCAGCTTCAGCCGCAGCGTCAGATGGTCGAGTCCGAGGAGACCTCCGACGACGGCAGGACCTGGACGTTCAAGCTGCGTCCAGGTCTCAAATTCCATGACGGCGAACCGGTGCTGAGCAAGGACGTCGTCGCCAGCCTGTCGCGCTGGGCCGCGCGCGACCCGATGGGCCTGATGATCCTTGCGATCCAACAGGAATTGACCGCCGTCGATGACCGCACCTTCAAATGGGTTTTGAAGCAGCCCTTCCCGAAGATGCTCTATGCGCTCGCCAAGAACAACGCACCGTGCTCCTTCATCATGCCCGAGCGCATCGCGAAGACCGACCCGTTCAAGCAGATCACCGAATATGTCGGCTCGGGACCGATGAAGTTCGCCAAGAGCGAATGGGTCCCCGGTGCCAAGTCGGTGTTCGAGAAGTTCGCCGATTACGTGCCGCGGCAGGAGAAAGCATCGTGGCTCGCCGGCGGCAAGCAGATCCTGGTCGATCGCGTCGAGTGGCTGGTGATGCCGGATCCGGCCACTGCGGCCGCCGCCTTGCAGAACGGGGAGGTCGACTGGTGGGAGAACCCGATCGCCGATCTTGTGCCCGTGCTGAAGAAGAACAAGAACATCAGCGTCGATATCGGCGATCCCCTCGGCAATATCGGCTCGTTCCGCATGAATCATATGTTCGCGCCGTTCAACGACGTGCGGGCGCGGCGCGCGGTGCTGATGGCGCTGAGCCAGGAAGACTACATGCGCGCGATCGTCGGTGACGACGATGCGCTGTGGAAGTCGCTGCCGGGCTTCTTCACGCCGAATACGCCGCTCTACAGCGAGCTTGGTGGCGAGATCCTCAAGGGCAAGCGTGATTTCGACGCCGCCAAGAAGCTGCTCGCCGAGAGCGGCTATTCCGGCCAGCCGGTGACGTGCCTCGTCGCGCAGGACCAGCCGATCACCAAGGCGCAGGGCGACGTCACCGCCGACCTCCTCAAGAAGCTCGGCATGAATGTCGACTTCGTCGCCACCGATTGGGGCACGGTCGGCTCGCGTCGCGCGGCGAAGACGCCGCCGGGACAGGGCGGCTGGAACATGTTCCACAGCTGGCACGCCGGCGCCGACTGCATCACGCCCGCCGCCTACACCGCCATCCGCGCCAATGGCGAGAAGGCCTGGTTCGGCTGGCCCAACAGCCCGAACACCGAGAAGGAGATCGTGACCTGGTTCGACGCCAAGAATCTCGAGGAAGAGAAAGCGGCGATCGGGCGGGTCAACAAGTCGGCGCTCGATGACGTCGTCTATGCCCCGACCGGCTTCTTCCTGACCTACACGGCATGGCGCAAGAACGTCTCCGGCATCACGAAAGGGCCGCTGCCGTTCTTCTGGGGCGTGTCGAAGTCCGCATGA
- the nikE gene encoding ABC transporter ATP-binding protein, with product MSEQLLGIDDLHVAFSTRRGMVEAVRGVTLSVEKGEMLGLVGESGSGKSVTGFATTRLLDAAGRVTGGKILFRGQDVTKLRGDDLRHLQGAAMSMIFQNPRAALNPIRTIGLQIADAILTHKRISKEAARAEALDLLRAVQIRDPETRMNAYPHELSGGMCQRVMIAIAISCNPALLIADEPTTGLDVTTQKVVMDLLADIAAARGMATILITHDLGLAARYCRRIAVMERGRIVEEASPRTLFTAPQHAYTRRLVAASPTATSRIEDLVTEEERERHATVVSRPRQELAHGTPPLLEVRKLAKRFDQGAAAVADFSMTMAGGESVGLVGESGSGKSTTSRMICRLIDPSEGDIVFDGQSIGHVAARDFHRSPLRKDIQMVFQDPNESLNPRFTAFDCIAHPLMRLDGMRAGDALRKRVEECAERVGLPLDLLPRFPHQLSGGQKARVGIARAIACRPRLLVLDEPTAALDVSVQAVVLQLLDRLRRENDIALLFVSHDLNVVRMLCDRTIVLRNGGIVEQGESRALFDNPKTDYTRKLVEAIPHIETGPALAAAL from the coding sequence ATGAGCGAGCAGCTGCTGGGGATCGACGACCTCCACGTCGCGTTCTCGACGCGGCGTGGCATGGTCGAGGCCGTGCGCGGGGTGACGCTCTCGGTCGAAAAGGGCGAGATGCTCGGCCTCGTCGGCGAGAGCGGCTCGGGCAAGTCGGTCACGGGCTTTGCGACCACACGGCTGCTGGATGCGGCCGGGCGCGTCACCGGCGGAAAAATCCTGTTTCGCGGCCAGGACGTGACGAAGCTCAGGGGCGACGACCTCCGTCATCTCCAGGGCGCCGCGATGTCCATGATCTTCCAGAATCCGCGGGCGGCGCTGAACCCGATCCGGACGATCGGCCTGCAGATCGCGGATGCGATCCTCACCCACAAGCGCATCTCGAAGGAGGCCGCGCGCGCCGAAGCGCTGGATTTGCTGCGCGCGGTCCAGATCCGCGATCCCGAGACGCGGATGAACGCCTATCCGCACGAGCTCTCCGGCGGCATGTGCCAGCGCGTCATGATCGCGATCGCGATCTCCTGTAATCCGGCGCTCCTGATAGCGGACGAGCCGACCACCGGCCTCGACGTCACCACGCAGAAGGTGGTGATGGACCTGCTCGCGGACATCGCCGCGGCGCGCGGCATGGCGACGATCCTGATCACGCATGATCTCGGGCTTGCCGCTCGCTATTGCCGCCGCATCGCCGTCATGGAGCGCGGACGCATCGTCGAGGAAGCGAGCCCCAGAACGCTCTTCACCGCGCCGCAGCATGCCTATACCAGGCGGCTGGTGGCGGCATCGCCGACCGCGACATCCCGGATCGAGGACCTCGTGACGGAGGAGGAGCGGGAGCGCCATGCGACCGTCGTCAGCAGGCCGAGGCAGGAGCTCGCGCATGGCACGCCGCCGCTGCTGGAGGTGCGCAAGCTGGCAAAACGTTTCGACCAGGGCGCTGCGGCGGTGGCGGACTTCTCGATGACCATGGCCGGCGGCGAGAGCGTCGGGCTCGTCGGCGAGTCCGGCTCCGGCAAGAGCACGACCTCGCGGATGATCTGCCGGCTGATCGACCCCAGCGAAGGCGATATCGTGTTCGACGGGCAGTCGATCGGCCACGTCGCGGCGCGCGATTTCCACCGCTCTCCGCTCCGCAAAGACATCCAGATGGTCTTCCAGGACCCGAACGAGAGCCTCAACCCGCGCTTCACGGCTTTTGACTGCATCGCCCATCCCCTGATGCGGCTCGACGGCATGCGCGCGGGCGACGCGCTGCGCAAGCGGGTGGAAGAATGTGCGGAGCGCGTGGGTCTGCCGCTCGATCTGTTGCCGCGCTTTCCGCACCAGCTTTCCGGCGGCCAGAAGGCGCGCGTCGGGATCGCCCGCGCCATCGCCTGCCGGCCGCGGCTCCTGGTGCTGGACGAGCCGACCGCCGCGCTCGACGTCTCGGTGCAGGCGGTGGTGCTGCAACTGCTCGACCGGTTGCGGCGCGAGAACGACATCGCGCTGCTGTTCGTCAGCCACGATCTCAACGTCGTCCGCATGCTCTGCGACCGCACCATCGTGCTGCGCAATGGCGGCATCGTGGAGCAGGGGGAGAGTCGGGCACTGTTCGATAATCCGAAGACGGACTACACGCGCAAGTTGGTCGAGGCGATTCCGCATATCGAGACCGGGCCGGCGCTGGCGGCTGCTCTTTGA
- a CDS encoding ABC transporter permease, with product MTSATLRHSVWILRGNPLTGVAAAGVALFVLLAIFGPWIVPYDPVVSNVSEALQPPSAAHIAGTDQLGRDVFSRLVIAARLDLAIAVSAVGISFVIGAVVGAFCGYAGGRLDRGVGRFVDVMMAFPLFVLAMAMVAALGNRIENIVIATAIINLPFYIRFARAEVNVRRNVGWVEAARACGESHFSVVLRFLLPNILPAMAVQISLNLGWAILNAAGLSFIGLGVKPPTPEWGIMVAEGARFISTGRWWLVAFPGLALMMAVLCFNLLGDGMRDILDPRMRT from the coding sequence ATGACCAGTGCAACTCTCCGCCATTCGGTCTGGATCCTGCGCGGCAATCCGCTCACCGGCGTCGCCGCAGCCGGCGTTGCGCTGTTCGTCCTGCTTGCGATCTTCGGGCCGTGGATCGTGCCCTATGATCCCGTGGTCTCCAATGTCTCGGAGGCCTTGCAGCCGCCGAGCGCGGCGCACATCGCCGGTACGGATCAGCTCGGCCGCGACGTGTTCAGCCGCCTCGTCATCGCGGCACGGCTCGATCTCGCGATTGCGGTCTCGGCGGTCGGCATCTCCTTCGTGATCGGCGCGGTCGTCGGCGCGTTCTGCGGCTATGCCGGCGGTAGGCTCGATCGCGGCGTCGGCCGCTTCGTCGACGTGATGATGGCCTTTCCGCTGTTCGTGCTGGCGATGGCGATGGTTGCGGCGCTTGGCAACCGCATTGAGAACATCGTGATCGCGACCGCGATCATCAATCTTCCGTTCTACATCCGCTTCGCGCGCGCCGAGGTCAACGTCCGCCGCAATGTCGGCTGGGTGGAGGCCGCGCGCGCCTGCGGCGAGAGCCATTTCTCCGTGGTGTTACGCTTCCTGCTGCCAAATATCCTGCCGGCGATGGCGGTGCAGATTTCGCTCAATCTCGGTTGGGCCATTCTCAATGCTGCCGGCCTGTCCTTCATCGGCCTTGGCGTCAAGCCGCCGACGCCGGAATGGGGCATCATGGTCGCGGAGGGCGCGCGCTTCATCTCGACCGGGCGGTGGTGGCTGGTGGCCTTTCCGGGCCTTGCGCTGATGATGGCCGTGCTGTGCTTCAATCTCCTCGGTGACGGAATGCGGGATATTCTCGATCCCCGGATGCGCACATGA
- a CDS encoding ABC transporter permease: MLSYILRRIVATLPVMAIVALFVFSLLYIAPGDPAVVIAGDQASPEDVERIRQSLGLDRPFLIQFGSWVWRILHGDLGTSIFTNLPVSTMIGQRLGPTLSLMIITLLLTIVVAVPLGVVAAWKAGSLIDRAIMAFAVFGFSLPVFVVGYMLAYIFALELEWLPVQGYTPLSEGFWPWLQNLILPAIALGCVYIALVARITRATMLEVLQQDYIRTARAKGLGQGGILFIHALKNAAVPIVTVIGIGIALLIGGAVVTESVFAIPGLGRLTIDAILRRDYPVIQGIVLLFSFVYVLVNLMIDVTYTLVDPRIRY; this comes from the coding sequence ATGCTCTCCTACATCCTCCGTCGCATCGTCGCGACCCTGCCAGTGATGGCGATCGTTGCGTTGTTCGTGTTCAGCCTGCTCTATATCGCGCCGGGTGATCCCGCCGTGGTGATCGCAGGCGACCAGGCAAGCCCGGAGGATGTGGAGCGCATCCGCCAGAGCCTCGGCCTCGACCGGCCCTTCCTGATCCAGTTCGGAAGCTGGGTCTGGCGCATCCTGCATGGCGATCTCGGCACCTCGATCTTCACCAACCTGCCGGTCTCGACCATGATCGGGCAGCGGTTGGGGCCGACGCTGTCGCTGATGATCATCACGCTGCTGCTGACCATCGTCGTCGCCGTGCCGCTCGGCGTGGTGGCGGCGTGGAAGGCCGGCAGCCTGATCGACCGCGCGATCATGGCCTTCGCCGTGTTCGGCTTTTCGCTGCCGGTCTTCGTCGTCGGCTACATGCTTGCGTATATCTTCGCGCTCGAGCTCGAATGGCTTCCCGTGCAGGGCTATACGCCGCTGAGCGAGGGGTTTTGGCCGTGGCTGCAAAACCTGATCCTCCCCGCGATCGCGCTCGGCTGTGTCTACATCGCGCTGGTCGCGCGCATCACCCGTGCGACCATGCTCGAAGTGCTGCAGCAGGATTATATCCGCACCGCGCGCGCAAAAGGCCTCGGGCAGGGCGGCATCCTGTTCATCCACGCGCTCAAGAACGCGGCGGTGCCGATCGTGACCGTGATCGGGATCGGCATCGCGCTGCTGATCGGCGGCGCGGTCGTCACCGAAAGCGTGTTCGCGATCCCCGGCCTCGGCCGGCTCACGATCGACGCGATCCTGCGCCGAGACTATCCCGTCATCCAGGGCATCGTGCTGCTGTTCAGCTTCGTCTACGTCCTCGTCAACCTGATGATCGACGTCACCTATACGCTCGTTGACCCGAGGATCCGCTATTGA
- a CDS encoding ABC transporter permease, with amino-acid sequence MTTGLRATLLRAGRRLLSSLPALFGVLVFTFLLMRVLPGDPAVFFASGPNAGKEEIEQIRKQMGLNRPVPEQLVFYLSDIGHGNLGRSMMTGQPVLKDLRERLPASLELTFTALLIALIAAVPLGVLAALRPGSIVDHGVRLFCALGVCVPTFVSGLLLIYVFYYLLGLAPDPTGRIDVFTSLPPQRTGFLSIDFLLAGDVEGWWAACKQLILPAVSMALFVIAPLARITRASMLVSLGSDFVRTARSVGLSWHKVVVTYALRNAILPVITIAGIVFSTMLGANVLVEKVFSWPGVASYALDALLSSDYAPVQGFVLLMASLFVLVNLVVDICYGIADPRVSIE; translated from the coding sequence GTGACGACCGGTCTTCGTGCAACATTGCTACGGGCGGGCAGGCGGCTTTTGTCGTCGCTGCCGGCGCTGTTCGGTGTGCTGGTCTTCACCTTTCTGCTGATGCGCGTCCTGCCGGGGGATCCCGCGGTGTTCTTCGCCTCGGGGCCCAACGCGGGCAAGGAGGAGATCGAGCAGATCCGCAAGCAGATGGGGCTCAACAGGCCGGTGCCGGAGCAGCTCGTGTTCTATCTGTCCGACATCGGCCACGGCAATCTCGGGCGCTCCATGATGACCGGGCAGCCGGTGCTGAAGGATCTGCGCGAACGGCTGCCGGCTTCGCTCGAGCTCACCTTCACGGCGCTCCTGATCGCGCTGATCGCGGCGGTGCCGCTCGGCGTGCTCGCGGCGCTCAGGCCGGGATCGATCGTCGATCACGGCGTGCGGCTGTTTTGCGCGCTCGGCGTCTGCGTGCCGACCTTCGTCTCGGGCCTGCTGCTGATCTATGTCTTCTACTATCTGCTCGGGCTCGCGCCTGATCCGACCGGACGGATCGACGTCTTCACCTCGCTGCCGCCGCAGCGAACCGGCTTCCTGTCGATCGATTTCCTGCTCGCCGGTGATGTCGAGGGCTGGTGGGCGGCCTGCAAGCAACTGATCCTGCCGGCGGTGAGCATGGCGCTGTTCGTGATCGCGCCGCTGGCGCGGATCACGCGGGCCTCGATGCTGGTGTCGCTCGGCAGTGATTTCGTGCGCACTGCGCGCTCGGTCGGGTTGTCGTGGCACAAGGTGGTCGTCACCTATGCGCTTCGGAACGCGATCCTGCCCGTCATCACCATCGCCGGCATCGTGTTCTCGACCATGCTGGGCGCGAATGTCCTGGTGGAGAAGGTGTTCTCCTGGCCGGGCGTTGCCTCCTACGCGCTCGATGCGCTGCTGTCCTCCGATTATGCGCCGGTGCAGGGTTTTGTGCTGCTGATGGCCAGCCTGTTTGTGCTGGTCAATCTGGTGGTCGACATCTGCTACGGCATCGCCGATCCCAGGGTGTCGATCGAATGA